The following proteins come from a genomic window of Bradyrhizobium paxllaeri:
- a CDS encoding GFA family protein, giving the protein MFPEPELEEKKKTKAVALGKPATGQCLCGKVAFEIDVPARWAWHDHSPSSRRAHGAAYATYVGSWRKRFRITRGKTSLARYEDEATKTVRSFCSNCGTPIAYERPRSPHMVNIPRALFSGRTGRQPLYHIAIEELQEWAYTGEPLVPLKGYPGVVWQRSKKKKRADREGMV; this is encoded by the coding sequence ATGTTTCCCGAACCGGAGCTGGAAGAGAAAAAGAAAACCAAGGCCGTCGCGCTCGGAAAACCTGCCACCGGCCAATGCCTGTGCGGCAAGGTCGCCTTCGAGATCGACGTGCCGGCGCGCTGGGCCTGGCACGATCATTCACCGTCGAGCCGCCGCGCGCATGGTGCGGCGTATGCGACCTATGTCGGAAGCTGGCGGAAACGCTTCCGCATCACCAGGGGCAAGACCAGCCTCGCGCGCTACGAAGACGAGGCCACCAAGACCGTACGCAGCTTTTGCTCGAACTGCGGCACGCCGATTGCCTATGAACGCCCGCGCTCGCCGCACATGGTCAACATTCCACGTGCGCTGTTCTCGGGGCGCACCGGCCGCCAGCCGCTCTATCACATCGCCATCGAAGAGCTGCAGGAATGGGCCTACACCGGCGAGCCGCTGGTGCCGCTGAAAGGATATCCCGGCGTGGTCTGGCAGCGCTCGAAAAAGAAGAAGCGCGCCGACCGTGAAGGGATGGTCTAG
- a CDS encoding alkene reductase produces MKYPSLFSPLKVGPYQLQHRLALAPLTRMRAAKPSLAPRPLNAEYYAQRATPSGLLIAEASPVMATGFGSPGVPGIYTQAQIAGWREVVDAVHARGGIIFLQLWHVGRVSHSSFQPDGVLPVAPSAVPIADLKTGTADGKAVPYETPRALETSEIPGVVDAYRQAAKNALAAGFDGVEVHGANGYLIEQFLQSHTNLRTDQYGGSIPNRVRFLMEVTQAVVEVWGADRVGVRLSPYGVANGSGEPDPMPLYTYAVEQLNPLGLAYLHFIEPRSSGAGRAEVNHQNVPSAMVLFRPIWKGVLITAGGFTGETADAAVRDGHADAVAFGRIFISNPDLPRRLQRGFPLTPYNRATFYGGDVAGYTDYPEHDALEQA; encoded by the coding sequence ATGAAATATCCATCTCTGTTTTCGCCGCTCAAGGTCGGTCCCTATCAGCTCCAGCATCGTCTCGCGTTGGCGCCGCTGACGCGGATGCGGGCGGCAAAACCCTCGCTGGCGCCGCGGCCGCTGAATGCGGAGTATTACGCGCAGCGCGCGACGCCGAGCGGATTGCTGATCGCCGAAGCCTCGCCCGTGATGGCGACGGGTTTTGGCAGCCCCGGCGTTCCCGGCATCTATACGCAAGCGCAGATCGCAGGTTGGCGCGAGGTGGTCGATGCGGTTCACGCGAGGGGCGGAATTATTTTCCTGCAGCTTTGGCACGTCGGGCGGGTCTCGCATTCCTCGTTCCAGCCTGATGGCGTGCTGCCGGTCGCGCCATCGGCGGTGCCGATCGCCGATCTGAAGACTGGAACAGCCGATGGCAAGGCGGTCCCTTACGAGACGCCGCGCGCGCTCGAGACTTCGGAGATTCCCGGTGTGGTCGATGCTTATCGCCAGGCCGCGAAGAACGCGCTTGCCGCCGGCTTTGACGGCGTCGAGGTGCATGGCGCAAACGGCTATCTGATCGAGCAGTTTCTGCAGTCGCACACCAATCTGCGCACCGATCAATATGGCGGCTCTATACCGAACCGCGTGCGCTTCCTGATGGAGGTGACGCAGGCCGTGGTCGAGGTCTGGGGTGCCGACCGCGTCGGCGTGCGGCTGTCGCCCTATGGCGTCGCCAATGGCAGCGGCGAACCGGACCCGATGCCGCTCTACACCTATGCGGTCGAGCAGCTCAACCCGCTTGGCCTGGCGTACCTGCATTTCATCGAGCCGCGCTCCTCCGGCGCCGGCCGAGCCGAGGTCAACCATCAGAACGTGCCGTCCGCGATGGTGCTGTTCCGCCCGATCTGGAAGGGCGTGTTGATCACCGCCGGAGGTTTCACCGGCGAGACCGCCGATGCGGCGGTCCGGGATGGCCATGCCGATGCAGTCGCGTTCGGCCGCATCTTCATTTCGAATCCGGACTTGCCGCGGCGTTTGCAGCGCGGCTTCCCGCTGACGCCCTACAACCGCGCGACTTTCTACGGCGGCGACGTAGCGGGCTACACGGATTATCCGGAGCACGATGCGCTGGAGCAGGCGTGA
- a CDS encoding winged helix-turn-helix domain-containing protein, which yields MPKTNARSLPSLSVRIDLADEARIGPGKIQLLESIGACGSISAAGRAMDMSYKRAWDLVDEINRICRQAAVERQTGGKNGGGAVLTPFGTSLIARYRKIERNAANAARKELEALSKEIGRPKKAASR from the coding sequence ATGCCGAAAACGAACGCCAGATCGCTGCCTTCGCTGAGCGTCCGGATCGACCTGGCCGACGAGGCACGCATCGGACCCGGCAAGATTCAGTTGCTGGAGAGTATCGGGGCCTGCGGCTCCATCTCGGCCGCCGGCCGCGCGATGGATATGTCCTACAAGCGTGCCTGGGACCTGGTCGACGAGATCAACCGGATCTGCCGCCAGGCCGCGGTCGAACGGCAAACCGGCGGCAAGAACGGCGGCGGCGCGGTACTGACGCCGTTCGGCACGTCGTTGATCGCGCGCTACCGCAAGATCGAACGCAACGCCGCCAATGCCGCGCGCAAGGAATTGGAAGCGCTGAGCAAGGAGATCGGGCGGCCGAAGAAGGCCGCCAGCCGGTAA
- a CDS encoding aldehyde dehydrogenase family protein: MAVTQAIPITRHPYADGSYKKMLIDGQWVDAASGKRFETHNPATGELLATVAEGDAEDINRAVAAARRAFEGSWSKVKPYERQGLLLKLADLVEKNFEELSQLDTLDMGAPISRTRGNKLRVLGMLRYYAGQATALHGETIENSLPGEIFSYTLKEPIGVVGAIIPWNGPLAATVWKIGPAIATGCTVVLKPAEEAPLTSLRLAELCMEAGVPPGVVNVVPGYGETAGATLASHPDVDKVAFTGSHVTGQSIIRASAGNLKRVSLELGGKSPDIVFADADLDAAVPGAAMAVFANSGQICSAGTRLFVEQKVYDEFVGRVAEFGKKLQVGNGIDPNTQIGPLVSKDQLERVTGYLDIGQKEGAKAMVGGGRLTEGALSKGFFVQPTVFANVRDNMRIAQEEIFGPVISAISFKDTDELVKRANATTFGLGSGVWTTNVSKAHQVAKALRAGSVWVNCYQAMDPAVPFGGYKMSGYGRESGKQHVEEYLNVKAVWIKTG; encoded by the coding sequence ATGGCTGTCACCCAGGCAATTCCGATCACCCGTCATCCCTATGCGGACGGCTCCTACAAGAAGATGCTGATCGACGGCCAATGGGTCGATGCCGCCTCCGGCAAGCGGTTCGAGACGCATAATCCGGCGACCGGCGAATTGCTCGCAACCGTCGCCGAGGGCGACGCGGAAGACATCAACCGCGCCGTGGCGGCCGCCCGCCGCGCCTTCGAGGGGTCGTGGAGCAAGGTCAAGCCGTATGAGCGGCAGGGCCTGTTGTTGAAGCTCGCCGATCTCGTCGAGAAGAACTTCGAGGAGCTTTCGCAGCTCGACACGCTGGACATGGGCGCACCGATCAGCCGCACCCGCGGCAACAAGCTGCGCGTGCTCGGCATGCTCCGCTATTACGCGGGGCAGGCGACCGCGCTGCACGGCGAAACCATCGAGAACTCGCTGCCCGGCGAGATCTTCTCCTACACGCTGAAGGAGCCGATCGGCGTCGTCGGCGCAATCATCCCCTGGAACGGGCCGCTCGCCGCGACCGTCTGGAAGATCGGTCCCGCGATCGCGACCGGCTGCACCGTCGTGCTGAAGCCGGCCGAGGAAGCGCCGCTGACCTCGCTGCGGCTGGCCGAGCTCTGCATGGAAGCCGGCGTTCCGCCCGGCGTCGTCAACGTCGTGCCCGGCTATGGCGAGACCGCGGGCGCCACGCTGGCGTCGCATCCGGATGTCGACAAGGTTGCGTTCACCGGCTCGCACGTCACCGGGCAATCGATCATTCGCGCCTCCGCCGGGAATCTGAAGAGGGTCTCGCTCGAACTCGGCGGCAAGTCGCCCGACATCGTATTCGCGGATGCCGATCTCGACGCCGCGGTGCCGGGTGCCGCGATGGCGGTGTTCGCCAATTCAGGGCAGATCTGCAGCGCCGGGACGCGGCTGTTCGTCGAACAGAAGGTCTATGACGAGTTCGTCGGCCGTGTCGCCGAATTCGGCAAGAAGCTGCAGGTCGGCAATGGCATCGATCCGAATACGCAGATCGGACCCCTCGTGTCGAAGGACCAGCTAGAGCGCGTCACCGGCTATCTCGACATCGGCCAGAAGGAAGGCGCCAAGGCGATGGTCGGCGGCGGCCGATTGACCGAAGGCGCGCTCTCGAAGGGCTTTTTCGTACAGCCGACCGTGTTCGCCAATGTCCGGGACAATATGCGGATCGCGCAGGAGGAGATCTTTGGGCCCGTGATCTCGGCGATCTCGTTCAAGGACACCGACGAACTGGTCAAGCGCGCCAATGCCACCACCTTCGGCCTTGGCAGCGGCGTCTGGACCACCAATGTCAGCAAGGCGCATCAGGTTGCGAAGGCGCTGCGCGCCGGCTCGGTCTGGGTGAACTGCTATCAGGCGATGGACCCGGCGGTGCCGTTCGGCGGCTACAAGATGAGCGGTTATGGCCGCGAGTCCGGCAAGCAGCACGTCGAGGAATATCTCAACGTCAAGGCGGTCTGGATCAAGACCGGCTAG
- a CDS encoding SDR family NAD(P)-dependent oxidoreductase translates to MPHPAMSPNHVAVITGGASGIGLAAAMRFAGFGMKVCIADIGADRLAEAAAKVASVAKGGAADIMTVSVDVSRFDDVAGLETAVQKRFGGTDILMNNAGIGPDSNSFGPLENWQRILAVNLWGVIHGTQAFVPYMVERGRPGLVINTGSKQGITTPPGNPAYNVSKAGVKAQTEALQHELRNLPGCQISAHLMIPGHVFTALTARGRTEKPPGAWTPEQTVDFMIARIDAGDFYILCPDNDVPRQLDERRMLWAAGDIVENRPALSRWHPDYAEAFAKFVKGA, encoded by the coding sequence ATGCCCCACCCCGCGATGTCGCCAAATCATGTTGCCGTGATCACCGGGGGCGCCTCCGGTATCGGGCTCGCTGCCGCGATGCGTTTCGCCGGCTTCGGCATGAAGGTGTGCATCGCCGATATCGGCGCCGACCGCCTTGCCGAGGCCGCGGCAAAAGTGGCGTCTGTCGCCAAAGGCGGCGCGGCTGATATCATGACGGTATCGGTCGACGTCAGCCGCTTCGATGACGTCGCTGGACTTGAAACCGCGGTGCAAAAGCGGTTCGGCGGTACCGACATCCTGATGAACAATGCCGGCATCGGCCCCGACAGCAACAGCTTTGGTCCGCTGGAGAACTGGCAGCGCATTCTCGCCGTCAACCTGTGGGGCGTCATTCACGGCACGCAGGCTTTTGTACCTTACATGGTCGAACGCGGGCGCCCCGGCCTCGTGATCAATACCGGATCCAAACAGGGCATCACGACGCCGCCCGGCAATCCCGCCTACAACGTCTCAAAGGCCGGCGTGAAGGCGCAGACGGAGGCGCTGCAGCACGAATTGCGGAACCTGCCGGGCTGCCAGATCAGCGCGCATCTGATGATCCCCGGTCACGTTTTCACGGCCCTGACCGCCCGCGGCCGCACCGAGAAGCCGCCTGGCGCCTGGACGCCGGAGCAGACCGTCGATTTCATGATCGCGCGCATCGACGCCGGCGATTTCTACATCCTGTGCCCGGACAATGACGTGCCACGACAACTCGACGAACGGCGCATGCTGTGGGCCGCCGGCGACATCGTCGAAAATCGCCCTGCACTATCGCGCTGGCATCCGGATTATGCGGAAGCGTTCGCGAAGTTCGTGAAGGGCGCGTAG
- a CDS encoding IS110 family transposase, whose protein sequence is MQASTVAAPTAGHIGTIFVAIELSQRSWRVALHSPDKDKISHHKLEGGDHAELLALVGRVRERAARALGGVPAVASCYEAGYDGFWLHRLLLAAGITNYVFDPASIAVDQRARRVKTDRIDGERMLRTLMAYLRGEPRVVRIVRVPAAEQEDARRGSRERDRLIKEQTAHTNRIKALLRLRGMAVGNPRRRDWLSWLATQRDWQGQAVPPRMLSEIRHEHARLMLVRDRLDALAQEAAAAEPMPAEAEMSRRSELLRRLKCLGPAFATTLTSEVFYKDFRNRREVGSYFGLTPSPWRSGGIDRDQGISKAGNPRARCAAIELAWLWLRHQPDSKLTLEYRKRTLDAGKRIKRVAIVALARKLMVALWRYLTTGLVPEGAVLKAVKI, encoded by the coding sequence ATGCAAGCATCCACCGTAGCCGCGCCCACCGCCGGGCATATTGGCACAATTTTCGTTGCAATCGAACTGAGCCAGCGGAGCTGGCGGGTCGCGCTGCACAGCCCGGACAAGGACAAGATATCGCACCACAAGCTGGAGGGTGGCGATCATGCCGAGCTGTTGGCGTTGGTGGGTCGGGTTCGGGAGCGGGCGGCTCGAGCGCTGGGAGGCGTTCCGGCGGTGGCGAGCTGCTACGAGGCGGGCTACGACGGGTTCTGGCTGCACCGGCTGCTGCTGGCGGCCGGCATCACGAACTACGTGTTTGATCCCGCCAGCATTGCGGTGGACCAGCGGGCGCGGCGGGTGAAGACCGACCGGATCGATGGCGAGCGGATGCTGCGCACGCTGATGGCGTATCTGCGCGGCGAGCCGCGGGTGGTGCGGATCGTCCGGGTGCCTGCAGCCGAACAGGAGGACGCGCGCCGCGGCAGCCGCGAACGCGACCGGCTGATCAAGGAGCAAACCGCTCACACCAACCGGATCAAGGCACTGCTGCGGCTGCGGGGCATGGCGGTCGGGAACCCGCGGCGGCGCGACTGGCTGAGCTGGCTGGCAACGCAGCGGGATTGGCAAGGCCAGGCGGTGCCGCCGCGGATGCTGAGCGAGATCCGACACGAGCACGCGCGGCTGATGCTGGTGCGCGATCGGCTCGATGCGCTCGCGCAGGAGGCGGCCGCAGCGGAGCCAATGCCTGCGGAAGCCGAGATGAGCCGGCGCAGCGAACTCCTGCGCCGGCTCAAATGTCTCGGCCCGGCGTTCGCGACGACGCTGACCAGCGAGGTGTTCTACAAGGACTTCCGCAACCGGCGCGAGGTCGGGAGCTATTTCGGGCTGACGCCCAGTCCGTGGCGGAGCGGCGGCATCGACCGCGACCAGGGCATCAGCAAGGCGGGCAACCCGCGCGCCCGCTGTGCCGCGATCGAACTGGCCTGGCTGTGGCTGCGGCATCAGCCGGACAGCAAGCTGACCTTGGAGTACCGCAAGCGCACGCTCGATGCCGGCAAGCGCATCAAGCGCGTCGCCATCGTCGCCCTGGCGCGCAAGCTGATGGTGGCGCTGTGGCGCTACCTCACGACCGGTCTCGTGCCGGAAGGCGCGGTGCTCAAGGCCGTAAAGATCTAA
- a CDS encoding YiaA/YiaB family inner membrane protein, which yields MNQNSPHHSNAWVTFTYASFGASAFLVAIGVYFLPVDLWIKGYLAMGIVMLIQSCVTLTKTVRDVHESSRMVNRIEDAKAERLLMEVSKAS from the coding sequence ATGAATCAGAATTCCCCGCATCACAGCAATGCCTGGGTCACCTTCACCTACGCTTCGTTCGGCGCTTCAGCCTTCCTGGTTGCGATCGGCGTCTACTTTCTCCCCGTCGACCTCTGGATCAAGGGCTATCTCGCGATGGGCATCGTGATGCTCATTCAGTCCTGTGTCACCCTGACCAAGACGGTCCGCGACGTTCACGAAAGCAGCCGGATGGTCAACCGCATCGAGGACGCCAAGGCCGAGCGGCTCCTGATGGAAGTTTCCAAAGCTTCCTGA
- a CDS encoding YiaA/YiaB family inner membrane protein encodes MNQNVQPHSGAWVTFTYASFSASAFMVAVGVFFLPLDLWIKGYLAMGIVMLVQTCVTLTKTVRDMHESGKLVNRIEDAKAERLLMEVSKAA; translated from the coding sequence ATGAACCAGAACGTCCAACCCCACAGCGGTGCCTGGGTTACCTTCACCTACGCTTCGTTCTCTGCCTCCGCCTTCATGGTCGCCGTTGGCGTGTTCTTCCTGCCGCTCGATCTCTGGATCAAGGGCTACCTCGCGATGGGCATCGTCATGCTGGTGCAGACCTGCGTCACCCTGACCAAGACGGTGCGCGACATGCACGAGAGCGGCAAGCTGGTGAACCGCATCGAAGACGCCAAGGCCGAGCGGCTGCTGATGGAAGTCTCCAAGGCTGCCTGA
- a CDS encoding PspA/IM30 family protein — protein MFKTVLTLFRGSVAVAGEELEDRAALLILDQQMRDAAAAVERSKRSLALAIAGDQQEGRRLDATNARIADLEVRATAALDGGREDLAREAAQAIANLEADRDAAMTARTLFATEIARMKRQVSTAEARITELERGRRIARAAEAVRNLRRGGIEAARPYESTLPEAENTLKRLRERQIEAQAAADALVELDAASGPLATAEKLAEQGFGPRLKSTADDVLARLNAKRTQAA, from the coding sequence ATGTTCAAAACTGTTTTGACGCTTTTCCGGGGCAGCGTGGCTGTCGCGGGGGAAGAATTGGAGGACCGCGCGGCGCTGCTCATTCTCGATCAGCAGATGCGCGACGCAGCCGCCGCCGTCGAACGATCCAAGCGCTCGCTGGCGCTGGCGATCGCAGGCGACCAGCAGGAAGGCCGTCGCCTCGACGCCACCAATGCCCGGATCGCCGATCTCGAAGTTCGCGCCACCGCCGCCCTCGATGGCGGAAGGGAAGATCTCGCCCGCGAGGCGGCGCAGGCGATCGCCAATCTCGAAGCCGATCGTGATGCCGCGATGACCGCGCGGACGCTGTTCGCGACTGAAATCGCGCGCATGAAGCGCCAGGTCAGCACTGCCGAGGCGCGGATCACCGAGCTCGAGCGCGGCCGTCGCATCGCCCGTGCGGCCGAAGCCGTTCGCAATCTTCGCAGGGGCGGCATCGAAGCGGCACGTCCTTACGAATCCACGCTGCCGGAAGCGGAGAACACGCTCAAGCGCCTGCGCGAACGACAGATCGAAGCCCAGGCCGCCGCCGACGCCCTGGTCGAACTCGACGCCGCCAGCGGTCCGCTGGCGACCGCCGAAAAGCTCGCCGAACAGGGCTTTGGTCCTCGGCTCAAATCAACCGCGGACGACGTGCTCGCGCGGCTGAACGCCAAACGCACGCAAGCTGCCTGA
- a CDS encoding TetR/AcrR family transcriptional regulator — protein MSKALERRAINRESLILAGEQRIAAGGLAGLKTRDLARDIGVANGAVYNLVEDVDELILRVGSRTLARLDAALTSAEGDGPASPRETLVRIAVAYCDFAAENLELWRALFEHRMAPGKPVPEWAISEQMNLFRHIYHPLAELFPTRTPAELGVTARSLFSAVHGMVLLGLEQKLIAVPVEALREEIAAIVRAMVDGLTGKFD, from the coding sequence ATGTCTAAAGCATTGGAAAGACGAGCCATTAATCGAGAATCCCTGATTCTGGCGGGGGAGCAACGGATTGCCGCAGGGGGATTGGCCGGCCTAAAAACCCGCGATCTGGCCCGGGACATCGGCGTCGCCAACGGCGCGGTCTACAACCTCGTCGAGGACGTGGACGAACTGATCCTGCGGGTCGGATCGCGCACGCTGGCGCGGCTCGACGCCGCGCTCACATCGGCCGAAGGCGACGGCCCCGCCTCGCCTCGCGAAACGCTGGTGCGCATCGCCGTCGCCTATTGCGACTTCGCCGCCGAAAATCTCGAACTGTGGCGCGCGCTGTTCGAACACCGGATGGCGCCGGGCAAGCCGGTGCCGGAATGGGCGATCAGCGAGCAGATGAATCTGTTCCGCCACATCTATCACCCGCTCGCCGAACTGTTTCCAACGCGAACGCCGGCCGAACTCGGCGTCACGGCGCGCAGCCTGTTCTCCGCGGTGCATGGCATGGTGCTGCTCGGCCTCGAACAGAAACTGATCGCGGTGCCGGTCGAGGCGTTGCGCGAAGAGATCGCAGCCATCGTGCGCGCGATGGTCGATGGGCTGACCGGGAAGTTTGATTAG
- a CDS encoding Rieske (2Fe-2S) protein, with protein MARHIVARTSDIPLGGNKVFGVEGRDIVVFHVNGEFFALLNRCPHEGAPLEKAACVARLTSPEPGVYQRSRVGELLRCPWHGWEFDMRNGQSYFDPKRVKVRSYPVAVESGEELQKGPYVAETFPVRVEDSYVIVEV; from the coding sequence ATGGCCCGCCACATCGTCGCCCGCACGTCAGACATTCCCCTCGGTGGCAACAAGGTGTTCGGCGTCGAGGGCCGCGACATCGTCGTGTTCCATGTCAACGGCGAGTTCTTCGCGCTGCTCAATCGCTGTCCGCACGAGGGCGCGCCGCTGGAGAAAGCCGCCTGCGTGGCGCGGCTGACCTCGCCGGAGCCGGGTGTCTACCAGCGCTCGCGCGTCGGCGAGTTGTTGCGCTGTCCGTGGCACGGTTGGGAATTCGACATGCGCAACGGGCAGTCGTATTTCGATCCGAAGCGGGTGAAGGTGCGTTCGTATCCGGTCGCGGTCGAAAGCGGCGAGGAGTTGCAGAAGGGGCCATACGTGGCCGAGACGTTCCCGGTGCGCGTCGAGGACAGCTACGTGATCGTAGAGGTGTAG
- a CDS encoding amidohydrolase family protein codes for MSDVIDRPILAEEVAAQSRLRIIDCDVHPSIRAHADIEQFLPKRWQEHLRTYGSHLRTPYIGTTPYPRSSPLIARRDAWPPTGGPPGSDLDFMRKQHLDPLDIEYGILQVLDLFIFSQQNLEFGAAIQRAINDWQLAFWSDRDPRLKASILAGQDDTTFAIAEIERCAKIGRYVQINVCPRANEPLGRRRYWPIYARAQELGLPLGIHVGGYGGHAPTGGGWPSYYVEEHQSNAHTMAAQLTSLVLEGVPERFPNLKIVFIEGGFGWIPSATWRMDRHFDAFRSEVPHLKRRPSEYVKQQFWFTTQPIDEPDEAKHLRSLIEWVGADRLLFSSDYPHWDFDDPRYAFKTPLTETERRKIFNGNARALYKL; via the coding sequence ATGAGTGACGTCATCGACCGCCCCATTCTCGCCGAGGAAGTCGCGGCCCAAAGCCGGCTGCGCATCATCGATTGCGACGTGCATCCGAGCATCCGCGCGCATGCTGATATCGAGCAGTTCTTGCCAAAACGCTGGCAGGAGCATTTGCGCACCTATGGCAGCCATTTGCGCACGCCCTATATCGGCACCACGCCCTATCCGCGCTCCTCGCCCTTGATCGCGCGGCGCGACGCCTGGCCGCCGACCGGTGGGCCTCCGGGCTCCGATCTCGATTTCATGCGCAAGCAGCATCTCGATCCCCTTGATATCGAGTACGGCATCCTGCAGGTGCTCGATCTCTTCATCTTCTCGCAGCAGAACCTGGAATTCGGCGCCGCGATCCAGCGCGCCATCAACGACTGGCAGCTCGCATTCTGGTCCGATCGCGACCCGCGGCTGAAGGCCTCGATCCTCGCCGGGCAGGACGACACGACGTTCGCGATCGCCGAGATCGAGCGCTGCGCGAAAATCGGCCGCTATGTGCAGATCAACGTCTGCCCGCGTGCCAACGAGCCGCTCGGCCGCCGCCGCTACTGGCCGATCTATGCCCGCGCGCAGGAATTGGGTTTGCCGCTCGGCATCCATGTCGGCGGCTATGGCGGGCATGCGCCGACCGGCGGCGGCTGGCCGTCCTATTATGTCGAGGAGCACCAGTCGAACGCGCACACCATGGCGGCGCAGCTGACGAGCCTCGTGCTCGAAGGCGTGCCCGAGCGCTTCCCGAACCTGAAGATCGTGTTCATCGAGGGCGGCTTTGGCTGGATCCCGTCCGCCACCTGGCGCATGGACCGGCACTTCGACGCGTTCCGCAGCGAGGTTCCGCACCTGAAGCGCCGCCCTTCGGAATATGTGAAGCAGCAGTTCTGGTTCACGACGCAGCCGATCGACGAGCCGGATGAGGCAAAGCATCTGCGCTCGCTGATCGAATGGGTCGGCGCCGATCGCCTGCTGTTCTCGTCGGATTATCCGCACTGGGATTTCGACGATCCGCGTTACGCCTTCAAGACGCCGCTGACGGAGACCGAGCGCCGAAAGATCTTCAACGGCAATGCGCGTGCGCTCTACAAGCTCTGA
- a CDS encoding amidohydrolase family protein, whose product MAATRIDCDIHPAVGGTRTTLLPYLDDHWKEQVVSRAIDGLDLNSYPPNMPFTGRADWRPANGKPGSDLKMVQRGAFDQLGSSHAICNVVYGAQAVFDSYMAAGFCKAINDWIAAEWLSKDPRLSASIVVPIQAPDLAVEEIERRAGDNRFVSVLVLAQGETLLGRRHYWPVWQAAAKHKLPVAIHAGSAYRTAPSSIGWPSYRYEYYLAEAQAFQAQLLSLIYEGVFGKFPDLKVVLMESGVSWLPAFMWRANKTWRGVRVEVPWVEREPAAIIRDHVRVTMQPFDGPPDAAGVADVIEQIGSDKMFLFASDYPHWQFDGDDPMPPHLPASIASRMCADNPLETFPRLKLAA is encoded by the coding sequence ATGGCGGCCACGCGGATCGACTGCGATATCCATCCCGCGGTGGGCGGCACCCGCACCACGCTGCTGCCCTATCTCGACGACCACTGGAAGGAACAGGTGGTCAGCCGCGCCATCGACGGCCTCGATCTCAACTCCTATCCGCCCAACATGCCGTTCACCGGTCGCGCCGACTGGCGGCCGGCCAATGGCAAGCCGGGCAGCGACCTCAAGATGGTGCAGCGCGGCGCGTTCGACCAGCTCGGTTCAAGCCACGCGATCTGCAATGTCGTCTACGGCGCGCAGGCCGTATTCGATTCCTATATGGCGGCCGGCTTCTGCAAGGCGATCAACGACTGGATCGCGGCCGAATGGCTTTCGAAGGATCCGCGGTTGAGCGCGTCGATTGTCGTGCCGATACAAGCACCGGATCTCGCGGTGGAGGAAATCGAGCGCAGGGCCGGCGACAATCGCTTCGTCTCCGTGCTGGTGCTGGCGCAGGGCGAGACGCTGCTCGGACGCCGGCATTACTGGCCGGTCTGGCAGGCGGCCGCGAAGCACAAATTGCCGGTCGCGATCCATGCCGGCAGCGCCTATCGCACCGCGCCGAGCTCGATCGGCTGGCCGTCCTATCGCTACGAATATTATCTAGCCGAAGCGCAGGCGTTCCAGGCCCAGCTATTGAGCCTGATCTATGAGGGCGTGTTCGGCAAATTTCCCGATCTGAAGGTCGTGCTGATGGAGTCGGGCGTGAGCTGGCTGCCGGCCTTCATGTGGCGCGCCAACAAGACCTGGCGCGGCGTGCGCGTCGAGGTGCCCTGGGTTGAGCGTGAGCCGGCCGCGATCATTCGCGACCATGTCCGCGTCACCATGCAGCCGTTCGATGGTCCGCCGGATGCCGCAGGCGTCGCCGACGTCATCGAGCAGATCGGCTCCGACAAGATGTTCCTGTTCGCGTCGGACTATCCGCATTGGCAGTTCGACGGCGACGACCCGATGCCGCCGCATCTGCCTGCCAGCATCGCCTCGCGCATGTGCGCCGACAATCCGCTTGAGACCTTTCCGCGGCTGAAGCTCGCTGCATAG